From a single Rosa rugosa chromosome 7, drRosRugo1.1, whole genome shotgun sequence genomic region:
- the LOC133722709 gene encoding ribonuclease MC-like yields the protein MAMLKLSVILIVLDFAFFPCLTTSIGQYDYFQMVYQWQPAYCVGRKDPCRIKPSKIFTIHGLWPSNFSDIPGDKCKGALFNDSLMSQDPTLVSELQRSWPDVGGGDDMGFWGRQWNKHGTCSEQTFGQIQYFQRADAIWNKAKMNITMILKNNKISAGGGKYNYTHIEGVIKRAIGDTPIIRCIWRKRAQLLHEVVTCWSQDGQNLIKCNSTQKCSSNFDIEFL from the exons ATGGCGATGTTGAAATTATCAGTCATTCTAATTGTTCTTGATTTCGCTTTCTTCCCGTGTCTCACCACAAGCATTG GACAGTACGACTACTTTCAGATGGTATACCAATGGCAGCCAGCCTACTGTGTTGGTAGAAAAGATCCTTGCAGAATAAAACCATCAAAAATCTTTACCATTCATGGTCTATGGCCAAGTAATTTTTCAGACATTCCAGGGGATAAGTGCAAGGGGGCACTCTTTAACGACAGTCTG ATGAGTCAAGATCCAACATTGGTATCCGAACTACAGAGATCGTGGCCAGACGTGGGAGGTGGAGATGATATGGGGTTTTGGGGACGTCAGTGGAATAAACATGGGACATGTTCGGAACAGACATTTGGGCAAATTCAATATTTTCAGCGAGCAGACGCCATTTGGAACAAAGCGAAAATGAATATTACTATGATCCTTAAAAACAATAAAATCTCAGCAGGGGGGGGGAaatataattacacgcatatagAAGGAGTCATCAAACGGGCAATCGGTGACACACCCATCATTCGTTGCATATGGAGAAAGAGGGCTCAGTTGTTGCATGAAGTGGTTACTTGTTGGTCCCAAGACGGTCAAAATTTGATCAAATGTAACTCTACGCAAAAATGCAGTTCGAATTTTGATATCGAATTTTTATAA
- the LOC133722710 gene encoding uncharacterized protein LOC133722710 — protein sequence MCDLMETSAQAETERMAAAAARREIENMTNQNRILREALQRRVANNEALDRARQQETLIPTIGGVPTPGAVLTKDPSTGLAGTFVLPTAEASGSLTGPTPGSTSTGPQMIYLNSPLFPNQLDTAPPPQPIPNIAGVSSTNTATIANIPPLDPNTRLLLKMSETITTLQARIESRSGWQPITAGFQGMIGPFTPGIQAEKRPQEAKPFKIEKYNGTRDPNHHLEVFQSLLHGTRYTDTMACHAFEETLTEKALRWFLNLPANSINSLQELGGKFLLQFILCGSGYRTTPDLFRLKQRPNERLQDFVRRWQK from the coding sequence ATGTGTGACCTCATGGAGACAAGTGCACAGGCTGAAACCGAGCGGATGGCAGCTGCGGCAGCTCGTCGAGAGATTGAGAACATGACAAACCAGAATCGCATCCTTCGAGAGGCACTCCAGCGACGAGTCGCGAACAATGAAGCGTTGGACAGGGCCCGTCAGCAGGAAACCCTGATACCAACCATTGGTGGGGTCCCGACACCTGGAGCCGTCCTCACCAAGGACCCGAGCACCGGCCTCGCTGGCACATTTGTGCTGCCCACAGCAGAAGCTTCTGGAAGCCTCACGGGCCCCACTCCAGGCAGTACCAGCACAGGACCACAAATGATTTATTTGAACTCCCCTCTTTTCCCCAATCAGCTCGACACAGCGCCACCACCACAGCCCATACCCAATATAGCGGGAGTGTCGAGTACAAACACAGCTACAATCGCCAATATACCTCCACTCGACCCCAACACCCGATTGCTACTCAAGATGAGCGAGACTATCACCACCTTGCAGGCGCGAATCGAGAGCAGGTCTGGTTGGCAACCGATCACAGCCGGATTCCAGGGAATGATAGGACCATTCACACCTGGGATACAAGCCGAGAAGCGCCCACAGGAGGCAAAACccttcaaaattgaaaaatacaatGGCACTCGAGACCCAAACCACCACTTGGAGGTCTTCCAATCCCTCCTGCATGGAACCCGATACACAGACACCATGGCATGCCATGCATTCGAGGAAACCTTGACAGAGAAGGCCTTGCGCTGGTTCCTTAACCTCCCCGCTAATTCCATCAACAGCTTACAGGAGCTAGGGGGCAAGTTCCTCCTCCAGTTCATCTTGTGCGGCAGCGGTTATCGGACGACGCCTGACCTATTTAGACTCAAGCAAAGACCAAATGAGCGATTACAAGACTTTGTCCGCCGATGGCAGAAGTAA